In Mycobacterium tuberculosis H37Rv, a single window of DNA contains:
- the nrdZ gene encoding vitamin B12-dependent ribonucleoside-diphosphate reductase (ribonucleoside-diphosphate reductase large subunit NrdZ): protein MGVSWPAKVRRRDGTLVPFDIARIEAAVTRAAREVACDDPDMPGTVAKAVADALGRGIAPVEDIQDCVEARLGEAGLDDVARVYIIYRQRRAELRTAKALLGVRDELKLSLAAVTVLRERYLLHDEQGRPAESTGELMDRSARCVAAAEDQYEPGSSRRWAERFATLLRNLEFLPNSPTLMNSGTDLGLLAGCFVLPIEDSLQSIFATLGQAAELQRAGGGTGYAFSHLRPAGDRVASTGGTASGPVSFLRLYDSAAGVVSMGGRRRGACMAVLDVSHPDICDFVTAKAESPSELPHFNLSVGVTDAFLRAVERNGLHRLVNPRTGKIVARMPAAELFDAICKAAHAGGDPGLVFLDTINRANPVPGRGRIEATNPCGEVPLLPYESCNLGSINLARMLADGRVDWDRLEEVAGVAVRFLDDVIDVSRYPFPELGEAARATRKIGLGVMGLAELLAALGIPYDSEEAVRLATRLMRRIQQAAHTASRRLAEERGAFPAFTDSRFARSGPRRNAQVTSVAPTGTISLIAGTTAGIEPMFAIAFTRAIVGRHLLEVNPCFDRLARDRGFYRDELIAEIAQRGGVRGYPRLPAEVRAAFPTAAEIAPQWHLRMQAAVQRHVEAAVSKTVNLPATATVDDVRAIYVAAWKAKVKGITVYRYGSREGQVLSYAAPKPLLAQADTEFSGGCAGRSCEF, encoded by the coding sequence GTGGGTGTCAGCTGGCCGGCGAAAGTCCGGCGCCGGGATGGAACGCTGGTGCCGTTCGACATCGCGCGGATCGAAGCAGCGGTGACGCGGGCAGCGCGCGAGGTGGCTTGCGACGACCCCGATATGCCGGGCACCGTAGCGAAAGCCGTCGCCGACGCACTCGGGCGCGGTATCGCTCCCGTTGAGGACATTCAGGACTGCGTGGAGGCCCGGCTGGGGGAAGCCGGTCTGGATGACGTGGCCCGTGTTTACATCATCTACCGGCAGCGGCGCGCCGAGCTGCGGACGGCTAAGGCCTTGCTCGGCGTGCGGGACGAGTTAAAGCTGAGCTTGGCGGCCGTGACGGTACTGCGCGAGCGCTATCTGCTGCACGACGAGCAGGGCCGGCCGGCCGAGTCGACCGGCGAGCTGATGGACCGATCGGCGCGCTGTGTCGCGGCGGCCGAGGACCAGTATGAGCCGGGCTCGTCGAGGCGGTGGGCCGAGCGGTTCGCCACGCTATTACGCAACCTGGAATTCCTGCCGAATTCGCCCACGTTGATGAACTCTGGCACCGACCTGGGACTGCTCGCCGGCTGTTTTGTTCTGCCGATTGAGGATTCGCTGCAATCGATCTTTGCGACGCTGGGACAGGCCGCCGAGCTGCAGCGGGCTGGAGGCGGCACCGGATATGCGTTCAGCCACCTGCGACCCGCCGGGGATCGGGTGGCCTCCACGGGCGGCACGGCCAGCGGACCGGTGTCGTTTCTACGGCTGTATGACAGTGCCGCGGGTGTGGTCTCCATGGGCGGTCGCCGGCGTGGCGCCTGTATGGCTGTGCTTGATGTGTCGCACCCGGATATCTGTGATTTCGTCACCGCCAAGGCCGAATCCCCCAGCGAGCTCCCGCATTTCAACCTATCGGTTGGTGTGACCGACGCGTTCCTGCGGGCCGTCGAACGCAACGGCCTACACCGGCTGGTCAATCCGCGAACCGGCAAGATCGTCGCGCGGATGCCCGCCGCCGAGCTGTTCGACGCCATCTGCAAAGCCGCGCACGCCGGTGGCGATCCCGGGCTGGTGTTTCTCGACACGATCAATAGGGCAAACCCGGTGCCGGGGAGAGGCCGCATCGAGGCGACCAACCCGTGCGGGGAGGTCCCACTGCTGCCTTACGAGTCATGTAATCTCGGCTCGATCAACCTCGCCCGGATGCTCGCCGACGGTCGCGTCGACTGGGACCGGCTCGAGGAGGTCGCCGGTGTGGCGGTGCGGTTCCTTGATGACGTCATCGATGTCAGCCGCTACCCCTTCCCCGAACTGGGTGAGGCGGCCCGCGCCACCCGCAAGATCGGGCTGGGAGTCATGGGTTTGGCGGAACTGCTTGCCGCACTGGGTATTCCGTACGACAGTGAAGAAGCCGTGCGGTTAGCCACCCGGCTCATGCGTCGCATACAGCAGGCGGCGCACACGGCATCGCGGAGGCTGGCCGAAGAGCGGGGCGCATTCCCGGCGTTCACCGATAGCCGGTTCGCGCGGTCGGGCCCGAGGCGCAACGCACAGGTCACCTCCGTCGCTCCGACGGGCACCATCTCACTGATCGCCGGAACCACCGCGGGCATCGAGCCGATGTTCGCTATCGCGTTCACCCGCGCCATCGTCGGCCGGCATCTGCTGGAGGTCAATCCGTGCTTCGACCGACTGGCCCGCGATCGGGGCTTTTATCGTGACGAGCTGATCGCCGAGATCGCTCAGCGTGGCGGAGTCCGTGGCTATCCGCGGCTGCCTGCTGAGGTGCGGGCCGCGTTCCCGACCGCGGCGGAGATCGCGCCGCAGTGGCATCTGCGCATGCAGGCCGCGGTGCAGCGCCACGTCGAGGCCGCCGTGTCCAAGACGGTCAACTTGCCCGCCACGGCGACGGTCGATGACGTCCGCGCCATCTATGTGGCCGCCTGGAAGGCAAAGGTCAAGGGCATCACGGTGTATCGCTACGGCAGCCGGGAAGGACAGGTACTGTCCTACGCCGCGCCGAAACCGCTACTGGCGCAGGCTGACACGGAGTTCAGCGGCGGCTGTGCGGGCCGCTCCTGCGAGTTCTGA
- the pncB2 gene encoding nicotinic acid phosphoribosyltransferase PncB2, with translation MAIRQHVGALFTDLYEVTMAQAYWAERMSGTAVFEIFFRKLPPGRSYIMAAGLADVVEFLEAFRFDEQDLRYLRGLGQFSDEFLRWLAGVRFTGDVWAAPEGTVIFPNEPAVQLIAPIIEAQLVETFVLNQIHLQSVLASKAARVVAAARGRPVVDFGARRAHGTDAACKVARTSYLAGAAGTSNLLAARQYGIPTFGTMAHSFVQAFDSEVAAFEAFARLYPATMLLVDTYDTLRGVDHVIELAKRLGNRFDVRAVRLDSGDLDELSKATRARLDTAGLEQVEIFASSGLDENRIAALLAARCPIDGFGVGTQLVVAQDAPALDMAYKLVAYDGSGRTKFSSGKVIYPGRKQVFRKLEHGVFCGDTLGEHGENLPGDPLLVPIMTNGRRIRQHAPTLDGARDWARQQIDALPPELRSLEDTGYSYPVAVSDRIVGELARLRHADTAEAHPGSNVVGAKAKRP, from the coding sequence ATGGCGATCCGCCAACACGTCGGCGCGCTGTTCACCGACCTGTACGAGGTGACGATGGCCCAGGCCTACTGGGCCGAAAGAATGTCGGGCACAGCGGTTTTCGAGATATTCTTCCGCAAGCTTCCGCCTGGCAGGTCCTACATCATGGCCGCCGGGCTGGCCGATGTGGTCGAGTTCCTCGAAGCGTTTCGATTCGACGAGCAGGATCTGCGTTACCTGCGTGGCCTGGGCCAGTTTTCCGACGAGTTCCTGAGGTGGCTGGCCGGAGTGCGTTTCACCGGAGATGTCTGGGCCGCGCCGGAAGGAACCGTGATTTTTCCGAACGAACCCGCGGTCCAGCTGATCGCGCCAATCATCGAGGCCCAGCTTGTCGAGACGTTTGTGCTGAACCAGATTCATCTGCAAAGCGTGCTCGCGAGCAAGGCCGCGCGGGTGGTCGCCGCCGCGCGCGGACGACCGGTGGTGGATTTCGGCGCGCGGCGCGCTCACGGCACCGACGCGGCCTGCAAGGTCGCGCGCACCAGTTATCTCGCGGGCGCTGCGGGCACGTCGAATCTGCTCGCGGCCCGCCAATATGGGATCCCGACGTTCGGCACCATGGCGCACAGCTTTGTTCAAGCCTTCGACAGTGAGGTGGCCGCGTTCGAGGCGTTCGCCCGGCTCTACCCAGCCACCATGCTGCTCGTGGACACCTACGACACGCTACGCGGCGTCGATCACGTCATCGAGTTGGCCAAGCGGCTGGGCAATCGCTTCGATGTGCGCGCGGTCCGGCTGGATTCCGGCGACCTCGATGAGCTGTCCAAGGCGACCCGTGCACGGCTCGACACCGCCGGTCTCGAGCAGGTCGAGATCTTCGCGTCGTCGGGCCTCGACGAAAACCGCATCGCCGCGCTTTTGGCTGCCCGCTGTCCGATCGACGGCTTCGGCGTGGGCACCCAGCTCGTCGTGGCTCAAGACGCGCCCGCGCTGGACATGGCCTACAAGCTGGTGGCATACGACGGCAGCGGGCGCACCAAGTTCTCCAGCGGCAAGGTGATCTACCCGGGACGCAAGCAGGTGTTCCGTAAGCTCGAGCACGGAGTCTTTTGCGGCGACACGCTCGGCGAGCACGGTGAAAACCTTCCCGGGGACCCGTTGCTGGTGCCCATCATGACCAACGGCCGACGCATCCGGCAGCATGCACCCACATTGGACGGCGCGCGGGACTGGGCCCGCCAGCAGATCGACGCGCTCCCGCCGGAGCTGCGCTCGCTCGAGGACACCGGCTACTCGTATCCGGTGGCGGTCAGCGACAGGATCGTGGGCGAACTCGCCCGGCTGCGGCACGCCGACACGGCCGAAGCCCACCCCGGGTCCAACGTCGTCGGGGCGAAGGCCAAACGACCCTAG